The genomic segment CCGGAGCACTGGTTCGACATCGTCGAGGTGAACTCCAAGTCCGGGCTGTCCGGTTCCCGGAAGAACTTCGCCTATGCGGGCAGCAAGTTCGGCGGGATCGGGCTCACCCAGTCCTTCGCGTTGGAACTCGTCGAGCAGGGGATCAAGGTGAACGCCGTCTGCCCCGGCAACTACCTGGACGGGCCGCTGTGGACGGATCCGGAGCTTGGGCTGCTGGTGCAGTACCTGGCCGCTGGCAAGGTCCCGGGCGCCACCACCGTCGACGACGTGCGTCGTCACTACGAGGCACAGGTGCCGATGGGCCGGGGCTGCCGGCCCGCAGACGTGGTGCGGGCCATCCGCTACTGCGTGGAGCAGGCCTACGAGACGGGTCAGGCAATTCCCGTCACCGGCGGCCAGACCATGCTCCACTGACTTCGGCGGGTCAACTGACCAACCGGGCAAGTGCCGCCGCGGCCGCCCCCAGCAGCACCACCACGAGGTAGGGGGCGCGCCGCCACAGCGCCACCCCGGCCACCACGAGGGCCACCAGCCGGGCATCCAGCACGAGCCGCTGCCCGTCGCCGACGGCATTGAGCATCACCAGGGAACCCAACAGGCCGATGGTCATAGCCGAGGTGACCTGCATCACCCGCGGCTTCTCCACCCAGTGTGTGGGCAGCAGGTAGCCGGCCAACTTGGTGCAGTAGCCCACCAGACAGGCGGTGAGAACCCATCCCCACAGGCTCATCGCGTCGCCCTCCGCCCCAGCCACAGGCTCATCCCTGCTGCGACGGCTGCAGCGGCCAGCAGCGGCAGGCCGGGGGCCAACACTGGGACCAGCAACAACGTGACGAAGGCCGAGGCCACCGCGATGGCCACCGTGTCCCGGTTGTGCAACCGCGGCCACAGCAGGCCCAGGAAGGCGGCCACCGCGGCACCGTCGAGACCCCAGGTCTTCGGGTCGCCCAGCGCATTGCCCAGCACGGCCCCCAGGAGGGTGAACAGGTTCCACAAGATGAACACGCCCAGCCCCGCGCTCCAGAAGCCGCGTCGCTGCTCGTCGGCAATGTCCTGAGCCACGGAGGTGGCCACCGACTCGTCGATGGTGACGTGTGCCTGCAGCAGGCGGGTGAGGCCGCGGGGTGCGAAGGCGGCATTCATCTGCGCGCCGTAGATCAGGTTGCGGATGCCCAGCAGGCTTGCTGAGACCAGGGCCGGGGCGCCGCCGCCGGCAATGGCCCCGACGAAGGCGAACTGGGAGCCGCCGGTGAACATCAGCGCACTGAGGGCCTGTGTCTGCAACACGGACAGGCCTGCGGCGATGCCCAGCGCGCCGAAGGAGATGCCGTACAGGCCCGTGGCCACGGAGACGGACAGGCCCATCCGCACTGCTGGTGTGATCTGCATGGTGACGGCGATGCTAGGCGCTGGCGGCGGCTCGGCATGACCGGGTCCGGTGGGCGAACTAGACTGCGGTGTCGTCGTCGCCACCGGTGCGACGCAGGGAACAGGGGCGGAACGTGACCAGGTCTGTAGTGGTGATCGGAAATTTCGACGGTGTGCACACCGGCCACGTCGAGGTGTTGCGGCACGCCCAGTCCCTGGCGCCGGACCAGCCCGTCGTCGTGGTGACCTTCTGGCCCCACCCCATGCACGTGCTGCGCCCCGAACAGGCCCCGCGACTGCTCACCGGGCTTGCCGACCGGATCAGCCTGCTCAAGCGCGCCGGAGCACAGCAGGTGCGTGTCGTGCAGTTCACCCGGGACGTGTCCACCTGGAGCCCGGAGGAGTTCGTCTCCCGGGTCATCACCCCGCTGGACCCCTCGCACGTCGTGGTGGGGGAGAACTTCCGCTTCGGCTACCGCGCCGCCGGCACCGTGGAGA from the Luteococcus japonicus genome contains:
- a CDS encoding AzlC family ABC transporter permease; protein product: MQITPAVRMGLSVSVATGLYGISFGALGIAAGLSVLQTQALSALMFTGGSQFAFVGAIAGGGAPALVSASLLGIRNLIYGAQMNAAFAPRGLTRLLQAHVTIDESVATSVAQDIADEQRRGFWSAGLGVFILWNLFTLLGAVLGNALGDPKTWGLDGAAVAAFLGLLWPRLHNRDTVAIAVASAFVTLLLVPVLAPGLPLLAAAAVAAGMSLWLGRRATR
- a CDS encoding AzlD domain-containing protein — translated: MSLWGWVLTACLVGYCTKLAGYLLPTHWVEKPRVMQVTSAMTIGLLGSLVMLNAVGDGQRLVLDARLVALVVAGVALWRRAPYLVVVLLGAAAAALARLVS